CTTCCGTCTTCGCCGTCACCATCTTGATGGCGCCCTTGAAGCTGCGCTGGTTCGTGCCGGCCAGGCCCATGGACATGTAGGCGATCTTCTGGCCGTCCGCGCTCCAGTCCGGGTGGTTGGCGGGGTTGGTCGACGTGCCGGTCCCGGTGATCTCGCCCTCGTAGGCGGCGGTGTCGCCGTTGAAGAGCTTCAGCGTGTAGCGGCTGGAGCCGCTGTCGGCGTAGGTGCCGACGAACTTCGTGCCATCCGGGTTCCACGACTCGAAGTTGCTCAGCTTCGTGCCACTCTGCGCCAGGTCCACCTTGCCCGTGGTGGAATCGAAGGCGGACAGGTCGATCAGCGCGAGCCGGCCGTCGTTCTGGCCGTTGACCTCGGCCACCAGCTTCTTGCCGTTGCGGCTCAGCGCGTGGCAACCCACGCAGCTGACGCTGGTGTTGATGTTGCCGGCGCGCAGCACGGGCGTGGCGGAGGGGGTGCCCGTCCCGGCGAAGTCATAGCGCATCACGCCGGTGCCGCCCGACGTCGTCCAGTAGTAGAGGGCGCCCTTGATCTCGGCGCGGGCGAACTGGATGGAGATGGGGTCGGAGACGCCCACCTTGCCCGCGCCCGAGTCATCCGTGGAGCGCACGATGAGCCGGACGGGCTGGCCACCGCGGTTGCTCTCGGCCAGGAACTTCCACACCTTGTCCTCGGGCGTGTAGATGCAGCCGCGCTGGCCCGACGGCACCGCGCCCGTGGGGGGCGTGAAACCGCTGGGCAGGTAGCAGCGCAGGTAGACGCGCACGTCGGTGATGGTGTTGGAGAACTGGAGCTCGAAGAGCGTGTTGGTGCTGGGACCCGACAGGAAGTGGATCTCCAACTGCCCCAGGTTGGGCGGCACCATGACGCCGTGGTTGGGGTAGACGATCTGCGGCTTGAGCGCGACATCCACCGCGCCGCCGAAGCGGCCGTCCGGGTTGGGCGGCACGGGCGAGCCACTGGGGCCCGAGGTGTCCGACACCTTCTGGTCCAGCTTCACCGTGATGTCGGTGGAGACGGACTTGGTGCCAATGCGGGCGCGCACGAAGCTGGTGCCACCCACGGTGGTGCTCGAGTTGAAGTTCGACCCGAGGAAGAGGCCCAGCCGCGTGTCGTCGATGCTGAAGGTGGCCTTGCTCGTCACGTCCTCCGTGTGTCCATCGGAGTAGGTGCCCATGACGGTGAATTTCTGGGAGGCGCTGGTGCTGCCCGTGACGGTGAGCAGCGGCTTGGTGGGGCTGATGACCAGCGAGCCGATCGTCGGGCCGTCATCACCCCCTCCGTCCGTTCCGCCACCGTCCGGACCATTGAGCCCGCCGTCCGTCGAGCCTCCGCCGTCCGGACCTCCCGGAGTGGGACCACAGGAACAACCAGACAGCGCGGTGGCTGCCATCAGGATGCCAATGAGCCAGGTTTTCTTCCACATGGCCGGCGAGCGTAACTCTGTTTCCGGCGTCTGGCGCGTGCTTCGTGGACGCTGCCCTGGAGGGCATCCATCCACAGCACAAGCTTGAAACGCAGCCGCAATGAGAAGGCAGGCGTCCCCCGGTTTCCCAGATTCTGAGAGCGATTGCGCCCCTGCCGTGCGGTCAGCCGGGCGTCACGGCGGGGAAGGGCGGCGCTCGGTGGTGTCGGGAGGCAGTGGGGTCTGGCACCGCTCGTCGCGGCACGCGAGGCCCGGAGCGCACTGCTCGTTGGAGAGGCACTCCACGCAGCGGCCATCCGAGGCGCACTGGGTGCCGCGCTCGCAGCCGGTGGTGGCGCAGCCCCGGTTGACGAAGTCCACGTCGTCTTCGGTGCCGGGCAGCTGGATCTTCACTTCCTTGGACTCGCTCTCCGTCACGCACGCCTCGGTCTTCTTCACCGGAAAGCCGCTGGCGGAGGCCTCCACGGTGTAGCAGCCCTCCGGGAGGGGACCCACCCGCAGGCTGCCGTCCTTGGCGAGGGGCTGCTGTTGGAAGGGGGTGCCCAGCACGGACGCCCGTCCCTCTTCCAGCTCCTGGCGCGCGGTGCCGCGCACGCGCAGCTCCAGGAAGCCGGCCGCGCGGGGCACCACGTCTTCCAGGCGCGCCGAGCCGCCTCCGGGCACCACCACCGGCAGGCGCACCGCCTTGTCCGCGGAGGCCACGATGAAGAGCTCGCCCGGGCCGGCCGGCACGCGCTCCAGCACGAAGGAGCCGTCCGCGGCCACGGTGCCGCGCACCTCCGGGTGGCCCACCAGCGACACCAGGGCCACCGACGGATCGGCCTCGGTGAGCTGGCCCCGCACGGTGCCCGTCCGGAAGGGGGTGTTGTCGAAACCCCCGCATGCACTCGCGACGAGGGCGAGGGCCATCATCACGCTGTAGGTGGTCTGGCGCATCAGAAGCGGTACCCCACTCCGGCCCATCCGCCGGAGAAACCCACGGCCTGTCCCTGCCCATCCACCACCACGTACGTCACCATCAGCTGCGTCTGCGCGCTCAGCTCCAGCCGCTCGCCCAGCCGCCACACCACGCCGCCCACCACGCCCGGGCTGACGGTGAAGTACTGCTGCCCACCGGTGAAGGCCTCTGTCTGGAAGGACCGCTGGAGGAACAGAGCGGCCACACGCGGGCCCGCATAAAGCGACAAATGCTCCCACCGCCAGGTGTAGGGCACCGCGGCCCCCATCGACAGCGAGGTGTAGGTGAAGGGGACGGAGGTGCCGGGCGCCAGGTGCAGGTTCTGCCGGCCCCGGCCGCCACTCAGATCGAAGACGAGGCTCAGGTCCGGCAACGGCCGCTCCTCCAGCCGCAGCACCAGCGCCAGCTCCGGCGAGGCGGGCAGCAGCTCGTTGCGGCTGCGTGCGTCCACGAAGGAGAACATGCCGCCCATCAACGACAGCGAGCGCCTCGGGAAGGTCTCCGACAGCAGGCGCTCCAGCGGCAGCCGCTCGCCCACGGAGATGTCCACCACCTCGCGCAGCAGGACGTCCTCCCCCTTGGTCAGCTCCACGGTGCGCCGGCCCGGCGGCACCGCGGCGCCCCCGGGCAGCTCCGTGCGCGTCTCTCCGTCCACCTTCAGCGTGAAGCCGTCCAGCCGGGGGTTGTACGAGAAGAGCTCCGGGCGGCCCGTCCGGTCGATGTGGCCGGAGAGCACCACCGGATCCGCCCCCACCTCGAGGATCTCCGCCGAGGGCCGCTGCCGCCCCTGGGTGAAGGCGTAGGTGGAGCGGCGCGCGTGATCATGCGCCTCGGTGGCGGTGACGGCGCCGTCGGAGTTGCGGTCCGCCGCGCCATTCAGCCCGTCGATGAGGAAGTGGGTGTAGATGTCGTTCTGGAGCCCCTCGTCCTCGCGGGCCGTCTCGCCCCAGTCGCAGGCGGCGAACACCATGGAGGCCCGGCTCGACTCCTCGAGGGGGCGCGCGTAGAAGCCGGCCTTGATGCCGGCCAGCTCGGCCTCCAGCTCCTTGGGCAGCAGCGACTTGCCGCTGCCACTGTGGCAGGTGGCCAGCACCATGAGCCGGCGGCGCGAGGGCAGCTGATCGAACTCGGACTTCAGCTCGTCCATGGGCAGCGCCGTCTGCGCGATGGCCCGGAACGAGGCGTCCGTGGTGACCAGGTAGCGCTTGAGCTCGCCCCGGCCGTCGCGCGACAGCGTGCCGTGCGCGGAGAAGTACACCACCACCACGTCATCCGGCCGCGTGGCCTCCTGCCGCAGCTGGCGCAGCGCCGCGAGGATGGAGGCCCGCGTCGTCTCCTCGGGGCGCGACAGGACGCGCACCGAATCGAAGTGGCCGCGCGCCGGGTCCCTCAGCGCCGCGCCCAGGTCCTCCGCGTCCTTGGTGGCGTAGCGCAGGTCCCTCCACTGCGCGTCCTGGAATTGCGACACGCCCACCAGCAGCGCCAGGCGCCGGGGGGCATAGGCCGTGGACAGCGCGCGCTCGTCCACCTTCACGGACACGAGCCCGCCCTTGTCGCCCTTCTCGAGCGAGCCCGGACTCGCGCAGGCCGCGAGCACCGCCAGCAACGTGATGACGAGTCGCCTCACCGTGGGCCGGGATTCTGCCTTGTCTCGTCGCGGACGTGGAGATCGAACCGGGTGATGGCCAGCACCGAACGCTCCTCCATGTCGCCTCGGGTGAGTGCTTCGCGCACCTCCTCGGGAGGAGGCATCTGGTTCGAGGGGAAGCCCACCAGCCACAAGGTGAGGGGGCCGGACTCGCCCTCCAGGCTGATGCCCACCAGGCCCTGGGGGCCTTCCAGCTCATGCGTCCCCGCGGAGAGGGGGAAGCGGCCGAGCAGCTCGGGCTCGGCGTCCGCGCGCTGCTGGAAGAGGAGGGCCTCGCCGGCCTCGGTGGCGTGGTAGCGCAGCACCAGCACGTCCTGGTCCGAGGCGCTGGCGCCTGGATCCATCCGGCGCAGGCGGCCATCCGGCTCGCGGGCCACCACGGACGTCTCCAGCGCGAGGTTGCCCACGCCCTTCAGGCCGTCCCAGGCGCCCTTTTCCCCTCCAGGAGGCTGCACCTGGGCACGGGTGAGGACGACGAGCCCCGCGAGGCCCGCCGCCACGGCCAGGGCCGCCGCCGCCTTGCTCCAGGGGCGAGCGGGCCCGCGCAGGCCCCGGCGGACGCGGGCGAAACCCACCTCGTCCAGCCGGGGCTCCTCCTGGCGGGCGGGCGCGAGGTGGAGCAACAGGGCGTCCACCTGCCCGTCGAGCAGCCCGGGGCCGGGGGTCTTCGCCAGGAAGTCGATGCACGCCTCGCACGGGTGGGCCAGGTGCTCGCGGAAGTACGTCACCGCCTCCGGCTCACCGGCGCTCAGGGCCCGCAGGGCTTCGGTATCCAGGTGTCTCATGCGGCCTACTCCCACCGTCCGGCGAGCACGCGCCGGAGCAGCTCCTGCTTGATTCGGGCCCGGAAACGCTCCAGGCGCATCGTCACGGCGCTCTTGCCCACCCCGAGCTTCTCGGCGATCTCCCGGGCCGACAGCTCCCCCTCCACGTAGAAGAGGTGGACGGTCTTCTTCTCCTCGCCCTCGGGCAGCTCGGCGATGAGCTGGCGCACCACGGCCATGTCCCGCTCGAGCTGGAGGGCCTCGGGCACCACCGCGACGGTCTCCGGCTGGGGGTCGGACACCTCCTCGTCCATGCGGCGGGTCTGGCCCTTGCGCTCCAGGCGGGTGCGGGCGCGGTTGCGGGCGATGGACAGGAGCCACGCCTCGAAGGCCGCCGGCTCCTTGAGCCGGGGGAGCGCCTTGAAGGCGCGCACGTAGGTCTCCTGAATCACGTCTTCCACCTCATCCGCGTCCAATGGCGCGAAACTGGCCGTCAACCGGGCCACCAGGGGCCGGGTCCGCCGGTACAGCTCGCTGAAGGCAGGCGCCTCTCCTCGCGCGGCCCGCACCACCCACTCCGTCAGTTCCCGAGAGGAACCCACCCGGCTCATAGACTCCCCCGGTGCGGCAGCGGCCACACGCCGTCCGGTGGACGGACGCCACGCTTCCCGCTTCCCCTGGGGGGGCGTGGGGCAGAATGCCCGGGCGGTTGTTCACTTTCGTGAGGACACGACCATGCGCGTCATCAACTTCAACGCCGGCCCCGCCGGGTTGCCCCTGCCCGCCCTCGAGCGCGCGCGGGACGAGCTGCTGGATTTCCAGGGTTCCGGCATGTCCGTCATGGAGCACAGCCACCGGGGCAAGGAGTACGAGTCCGTCCACAACGAGGCCATCTCCCTGCTCACCGAGCTGCTGGGCATCCCGGACACCCACCAGGTGCTCTTCCTCACGGGCGGGGCGTCGCAGCAGTTCGCCCAGGTGCCGATGAACTTCCTGCCCCCGGGCGCCAGCGCGGACTACCTGATGACGGGGGTGTGGAGCGAGAAGGCCTACGAGGAGGCGAAGCTGGTGGGCCAGGCGCGCATCGCCGCCACCACGGTGCTGCCGGACAAGCGCTACGTGCGGGTGCCCCGCCAGGACGAGCTGCAGTTGGATCCGAAGGCGGCCTACGTCCACGTGACGAGCAACAACACCATCTACGGCACGCAGTGGCACCGCTGGCCGGACGTGGGCAACGTCCCGCTGGTGGCGGACATGAGCTCGGACTTCATGTGGAAGCCGATGGACGTGAGCCGCTTCGCCTTCATCTACGCGGGGGCGCAGAAGAACCTGGGCCCCTCGGGCGTGCTGATCGCCGTGGCGCGCAAGGACTTCATCGCCCGCGGCCGCAAGGACATCCCGAAGATCTTCCGCTACTCGACGCACGCGGAAAACAACTCGCTCTACAACACACCGCCGACCTTGGCCATCTACCTGTGCCGCAACGTGCTGGCGTGGGCGAAGCAGGTGGGGGGGGTGGCGCGGTTGGAGCAGTGGAACCGGGAGAAGGGCGAGCTGCTCTATGGGGCGCTCGACAAGCACGCGGGCTTCTACCATGCGCCGGTGGAGCGCGAGTCGCGCTCCTACATGAACGTGGTCTTCAAGCTGCCCACGCCGGAGCTGGACGACACCTTCGTGGCCGAGGCGAAGAAGGCGGGGATGGTGGGCCTCAAGGGGTACCGGACGATGGGAGGCATCCGGGCGTCCATCTACAACGCGGTGACGGTGGACAACGTGCGGACGCTGGTCTCCTTCATGGAGGAGTTCGTCCGGAAGAACGGCTAGGGTGCTCCCCTCCACGCTGCCAGGAGGGGTCATGAAGAACGCCACGCTGTTCGCCGCTGTGATGGCCGTTGTGCTCGCGCTGCCCGCCACCGCCAAGGAGGTCGCGGGCGTGCAGTTTCCCGAGACGCTCAAGGCCGAGGGGAAGGACCTGAAGCTCAATGGCGCGGGCCTGCGCAAGAAGCTCGTCTTCAACGTGTACGCGGCCGGCCTGTACGTGGAGAACCCGTCGCAGAGTGCCCAGCAGGTCATCGAGTCGGATCAGGTGAAGCGGGTGCGCCTGTCGATGCTGCGTGACCTGGACAAGAAGACGATCACCGAGGCGATCGTCGACGGGTTCAAGAAGAACTCGAAGGACAAGCTGCCGGCGCTGCAGCAGCGGCTGGACACCTTCACGGCGGCGATTCCGGACGTGAAGAAGGGCGAGGAGCTGTTGCTGACGTATGTGCCGGGCAAGGGCACGACGATCGAGAGCAAGGGAGGGCAGAAGATCTCCGTGGAGGGCAAGGACTTCTCGGATGCGCTCTTCTCGGTGTGGCTGGGGAAGAGCCCGGTGGACGGGAGCCTCCGGGACGGGATGCTGGGCAAGGAGTAGCCAGGAACCCCACGTCTCCCTCATCCAGACGTTGCAGCGGGCCGTGCGCCGGGTAGGGTGCGGCCCGCTTCGACTTCCCCATGGAGAAACACTGGATGAGAAAGGCATTACTGGCCGCCTGTTGTCTCGTGGTGTCCGCCTGCAAGACCGCGGAGCCCACGCCCACCCCCCCGGCCCCGCAGCCTCCGCAGGAGCAGCCGGCGCCCGCACCGAAGCCGCTGCCGCCCGGACTGGATGGCACGGCGATCAACGAGCAGGCGAACCCGTGCGAGGACTTCTACGAGTACGCGTGCGGCAACTGGGTGAAGAACACGGAGATCCCCGCGGATCGACCGCGCTGGTCGCGTGGCTTCGACTCGATCGCGGCGCGCAACGAGGAGGTGCTCCGGGAGCTCCTCGAGGCCTCCTCCACGGGCAAGGCGGCCGAGGGGACGCCGTACGCGCAGAAGCTGGGTGACTACTACGGCGCCTGCATGGACGAGGCGCAGCTGGAGGCCTCGCTGCCGGCGCTGAAGGCGGAGCTGGCGAAGCTGACGGCGGTGAAGAACGCGAAGGACCTGGCGCAGGTGGTGGGCACGCTGCACGCGCGCAGCGTGTTCCCGCTCTTCCATCTGGGCTCCAACAACGACCTGAAGGACGCCAGCCAGGTGATCGGCGAGGTGGACCAGGGCGGGCTCGGGCTGCCGGACCGGGACTACTACCTGAAGGATGACGAGAAATCGAAGGGGCTGCGCACGGCGTACGCGGAGCACCTGAAGAACCTCTTCGTGCTGCTGGGCGAGACGCCGGAGCAGGCGGCGAAGAGCGCGGCCACGGTGCTGGAGACGGAGACGGCGCTGGCCAAGGCCTCCCTGACGCGCGTGGAGCGCCGCGAGCCCAAGAGCCTCTACCACCGGCTGGAGCGCAAGGGCCTGAAGACGGAGGTGCCGGCCTTCGCGTGGGACGTGTACTTCACGGCCGCGGGCGCCAAGGACCTCCAGACGCTCAACGTCACGCACCCGCCCTTCTTCAAGGAGGTGGAGCGGCTGGTGAAGACGGCGAAGCCGGAGACGTGGAAGCCGTACCTGACGGCGCACTACGTGCTGAGCGTCGTCCCGGCGCTGCCCAAGGCCTTCCAGGCGGAGCGCTTCCGCTTCACCTCGCAGAACCTGACGGGCGCGAAGGAGGACGTACCCCGCTGGAAGAAGTGTGTGCGCTTCACCAACAACGCGCTGGGCGAGGCGTTGGCGCAGCCCTTCATCACGAAGACGTTCGGCGCGGAGGGCAAGACGACCACGCAGCAGATGGTGGTGGAGATCGAGAAGTCCTTCGAGCGCAACCTGGACACGCTGGCGTGGATGGACGCGCCCACGCGCGAGCAGGCGCTGGTGAAGGTGCGGAAGATCGCCAACAAGATTGGCTACCCGGACAAGTGGCGCAACTACGATGCGCTGAAGGTGGAGCGCGGCTCGTTCCTGGGCTCTTGGGTGAACGCCTCGGCGTTCGAGCAGGCCCGGCAGCTGGCGAAGATTGGCAAGCCGGTGGACAAGGACGAGTGGATCATCCCGCCGCCCACGGTGAACGCCTTCTACAACCCGGCCCTCAACGAGATCATCTTCCCGGCGGGCATCCTGCAGCCTCCGTTCTTCAACCGCGAGGCGACGGCGCCCGTGAACTTCGGGGCCATGGGCATGGTGGTGGGGCATGAGATCACCCACGGCTTCGACGACGAGGGCCGCCAGTTCGATGCCCAGGGCAACCTGCGGGACTGGTGGACGCCGGAGTCGGACAAGGCGTTCCGCGAGCGCGTGGCGTGCGTGAAGGAGCAGTACGACGGGTACACGGCCATCGACGAGCTGAAGGTGAACGGAGCGCTGACGCTCGGCGAGAACGTGGCGGACCTGGGCGGCCTGAAGCTGGCGCACGCGGCCATGGAGGCGTGGCTGACGAGGGACCCCGAGGCGGCCAAGCAGGTGAGTGGCTACCGCTACACGCCGAGCCAGCAGTTCTTCCTGGGCTACGCGCAGTCGTGGTGCTCGAAGTACCGGGATCCGTTCGCGCGGCAGATGGCGATGGTGGATCCGCACTCGCCGCCGCACTGGCGGGTGAACGGGCCGGTGGGCAACCTGAAGGAGTTCCAGAAGGCCTTCCAGTGCCAGGAGGGCGCGAAGCTGGTGCGCCCGGCCGCGCAGCGCTGCGAGGTGTGGTAGCGCTCAGAAGAAGCTGAGCTGCGTGCCCGGCTTCATGGGGCGGCGGAAGGTGCTCTCCTTCTCCGCCCCCTCCGAGGGCCACTCGCTCTGCAGCCCCAGCCGGCGCGCGGTGGTGTTGAAGAGCTTGTGGATGGTGTCCGCGTAGAGCCCCTCGCCTCGCATGCGGACACTGAAGCGCGCGTCGTTGAGCGCTCCCCCCCGTGTCTCGCGGATGCGGTGCAGCACCCGCTCGGCGCGCAGGGGGAGCTTCTCGCGCAGGCGCTCCTCGAAGACGGCCTGCACGGGGCCCGGCAGCCGCAGCAGCGTGTAGAAGGCACGGGTGGCCCCGGCCTCGCGCGCCGCGGTGAGGACTCGCACCATGTCCTCGTCATTGAGCCCGGGGATGACCGGCGCCACCGCCACGCCCACGGAGATGCCCGCCGCCGCCAGCCGCTCCATCGTCTGCAGGCGCCGCCGGGGCGTGGCCACGTACGGCTCCATGGCTCGCGCCACCTGCTCGTCGTGGAAGGGCAGGGTGATGCACACCGACACCCGGGCCTCCTGCGCCAGTGTCTTCAGCACGTCCAGGTCGCGCTCGATGAGCGGCCCCTTGGTGATGATGCCCACCGGGTTGCGGTACTCGGCGCAGACCTCCAGGCAGGCGCGGGTGAGCCGCAGCGACGCCTCGATGGGCTGGTAGCAGTCGGTGACGCCGCTGAAGGCGATCGGCTCGCCCTTCCAGCTCTTGCGCTCGAAGGCCGCGCGCAGCAGCTCCGCGGCCTGGGGCTTCACCACCAGCTTCGTCTCGAAGTCCGTGCCGGCGCCGAAGCCGAGGTACTCGTGGTAGGGCCGCGCGTAGCAGTACGCGCAGGCATGGAGGCAGCCCCGGTAGGGATTGACGCTCCAGGTGAAGCCGACGTCCGGGCTGTCGTTGCGCCCGAGCACCTCGCGGCTGTGGTCCTCCAGCACCTCCAGCTTCGCGGGAGGAATCTCGTCCAGGTACTCCACCGCGGTGGTGTCCCAGGGATTGGTCGGGTTGGAGATGGGACGGGGCTTCACACTCCCAGGGTGAAGCTGAAAGGACGTTCAGTCAAGGCTCGATTGGCTGGGGGGTTGCCTACGTGGGCGGTCAGGAGAGCGAGCGGGCGAGCCTGCTCGCCTGCCCCGTACCGTGGGGGTGCCTACCGTCGTCCCATGCGTCTCTGGCCTGCCCTCCTGTGCTGCCTGCTCCTCGGGATGCCCGTCCTGGCCGCTGAGGGTACGCCCACGCCCGTGCCCCTCGAGTCCGCGGTCCGGGCCCGGCTGGCGCGGGAGCCGAGAGACACCTCCAAGGCCCTCTTCCTCTTCTACGAGACACGGGGCTTCCAGCCCGCGTGGTTCTCCTATGACGGGGCGGTGCGGCCGCAGGCGGGTGAGTACCTCGCGGCGCTTTGCGAGGCGGAGACGGAGGGCCTGTGGCCAGAGCGCTACCGGCGCGCGGAGCTCGAGGCGGCCCTGCACCGGCTGACGCTGGACGGAGAGCCGGGGGAGGCGTGGGTGGAGGTGGAGCTGGGGCTGACGTCGAGCTTCCTCTCCTACGCCTCGCACCTGCTGTCCGGACAGGTGTCCTCGCGCGGCCCGGGGTGGAGCACGAAGCCGCCGGGGGCGGTGGTCCTGGCGGCGGTGCTGGAGGGAGCGCTCGCGAGTGGAGACCTGGCCGTCACGCTGCGCGGCCTCTCCCCGAGCCATGAGGGCTTCGTGCGGCTGAGGGAGGCCCTCGCGCGTTACCGGGCCATCGCCGCCGCGGGGGGATGGCCGCTGGTGCCGGAGGGCAAGCCGCTCGAGCGGGGCATGCGAGAGCCACGGGTGGCGGTGCTGCGCGAGCGGCTGAGGTCCACGGGAGATCTGCCGCCGGCCGCGGAGGAGCGGTTGCTCTACCCAGGCGCGCCAGGCGTGGGCGTGGCGGTGCTGGTGGGGGAGCTCGTCCGCGCGGCGATGGAGGAGCCGGCTCCGGAGTCACCGAAGAAGCCCGTTCCCGAGGACCTCTACGACGCGGAGCTGGAGGAGGGGGTGAAGGCCTTCCAGCGGCGGCACGGCCTGGCGGCGGACGGGAAGGTGGGCAGGGAGACGCTCAAGGCGCTGCGGGTGCCGGTGGAGGAGCGCATCGCGCAGCTGCTGGTGAACCTGGAGCGCTGGCGCTGGGCGCCGAGGGAGCTGGGGACGCGGCACGTGCTGGTGAACCTGCCGGCCTTCGAGCTGGAGGCGGTGGAGCAGGGCCAGCCGGTGCTGCGGATGCCGGTCATCATCGGGCAGCAGGAGTGGAGCACCCCGGTGTTGCAGGACGAGGTGGAGTACCTGGTGCTGCATCCGACGTGGTACGTGCCGAGCAAGATCACCGCGGAGGAGGTGCTGCCGAAGCTGCGGGAGGATCCGGGGGCGGCGGCGCGGATGGGGCTGACGACGTACGATCGGGCCACGGGGCAGCCGGTGGACCCCGGGACGGTGGACTGGAGCGGAGTGGCGGCGGAGTCACTGCCCTACCGCTTCGCGCAGGATCCGGGGGCCGACAACCCGTTGGGCCGGGTGAAGTTCATGTTCCCCAACCGCTTCTCCATCTACCTGCACGACACGCCCAACCCGAAGCTCTTCACGGAGGCGCAGCGGGCCTTCAGCCACGGCTGCATCCGGGTGTCCGAGCCGGCGAAGCTCGCGGACTTCCTGTTGCGAGGCCACGAGGGCTGGACGGAGGAGTCCTTGGCGGCGGCGATGCAGGAGACGGGGGGCAAGCAGCGGCGGGTGGAGCTGCCGGCGCCGGTACCTGTGTACCTGCTGTACTGGACGAGCTTCGTGGGAGCGGATGGCCGGGTGCAGTTCCGGCCGGACGTGTACCGCCAGGACGCGGCGGTGAGGCGGGCGCTGGCGGTGAAGCCGGTGCCCGCAGCGGGTGAGTCTCCCGCGGCCTGCGGCGGGGCGCGCGGTTGAGACTCATTCTTCGCATTCGCGCTTGACGACTGTTCATCTGGATTCGTTTCATTGCTCCATTTCTGGGACAGTGAATGCCGGGACATGAGAATCCGAGCCTCGGGATGGGTCTCGCGTCCATTCCCGCATTCCAGCTCATGAAGGATTGATTTCCACCATTGGAACGCACTGCAATACACGGTTTTCTGGAATGGCTGGTGCTTACTGTGCTGCCGCATCCGACGGAGGAATGCACGGTGAGCAAACACGAGATGCAAGTCGATTGGAGCAGGGGCTCTCGGGCACTGCGGGTTGTGGCGATAGGAGTTTTGAGTTTATTCGTTGTGAGCGGTTGCTCTCTTGGTCCAATGGATTCTGGCGAAGAGCTGGACGCTCAAGAGCAAACTCCTGACGTGACCGAAGGGGTTGCGCAGGAAGCCGATACAACTCGAACTCAGGATGCGAGACTGACCGCGAGTTGCCTCAGCAACT
The sequence above is drawn from the Archangium gephyra genome and encodes:
- a CDS encoding caspase family protein, encoding MRRLVITLLAVLAACASPGSLEKGDKGGLVSVKVDERALSTAYAPRRLALLVGVSQFQDAQWRDLRYATKDAEDLGAALRDPARGHFDSVRVLSRPEETTRASILAALRQLRQEATRPDDVVVVYFSAHGTLSRDGRGELKRYLVTTDASFRAIAQTALPMDELKSEFDQLPSRRRLMVLATCHSGSGKSLLPKELEAELAGIKAGFYARPLEESSRASMVFAACDWGETAREDEGLQNDIYTHFLIDGLNGAADRNSDGAVTATEAHDHARRSTYAFTQGRQRPSAEILEVGADPVVLSGHIDRTGRPELFSYNPRLDGFTLKVDGETRTELPGGAAVPPGRRTVELTKGEDVLLREVVDISVGERLPLERLLSETFPRRSLSLMGGMFSFVDARSRNELLPASPELALVLRLEERPLPDLSLVFDLSGGRGRQNLHLAPGTSVPFTYTSLSMGAAVPYTWRWEHLSLYAGPRVAALFLQRSFQTEAFTGGQQYFTVSPGVVGGVVWRLGERLELSAQTQLMVTYVVVDGQGQAVGFSGGWAGVGYRF
- the serC gene encoding 3-phosphoserine/phosphohydroxythreonine transaminase, which gives rise to MRVINFNAGPAGLPLPALERARDELLDFQGSGMSVMEHSHRGKEYESVHNEAISLLTELLGIPDTHQVLFLTGGASQQFAQVPMNFLPPGASADYLMTGVWSEKAYEEAKLVGQARIAATTVLPDKRYVRVPRQDELQLDPKAAYVHVTSNNTIYGTQWHRWPDVGNVPLVADMSSDFMWKPMDVSRFAFIYAGAQKNLGPSGVLIAVARKDFIARGRKDIPKIFRYSTHAENNSLYNTPPTLAIYLCRNVLAWAKQVGGVARLEQWNREKGELLYGALDKHAGFYHAPVERESRSYMNVVFKLPTPELDDTFVAEAKKAGMVGLKGYRTMGGIRASIYNAVTVDNVRTLVSFMEEFVRKNG
- a CDS encoding PA0069 family radical SAM protein, producing MKPRPISNPTNPWDTTAVEYLDEIPPAKLEVLEDHSREVLGRNDSPDVGFTWSVNPYRGCLHACAYCYARPYHEYLGFGAGTDFETKLVVKPQAAELLRAAFERKSWKGEPIAFSGVTDCYQPIEASLRLTRACLEVCAEYRNPVGIITKGPLIERDLDVLKTLAQEARVSVCITLPFHDEQVARAMEPYVATPRRRLQTMERLAAAGISVGVAVAPVIPGLNDEDMVRVLTAAREAGATRAFYTLLRLPGPVQAVFEERLREKLPLRAERVLHRIRETRGGALNDARFSVRMRGEGLYADTIHKLFNTTARRLGLQSEWPSEGAEKESTFRRPMKPGTQLSFF
- a CDS encoding chalcone isomerase family protein → MKNATLFAAVMAVVLALPATAKEVAGVQFPETLKAEGKDLKLNGAGLRKKLVFNVYAAGLYVENPSQSAQQVIESDQVKRVRLSMLRDLDKKTITEAIVDGFKKNSKDKLPALQQRLDTFTAAIPDVKKGEELLLTYVPGKGTTIESKGGQKISVEGKDFSDALFSVWLGKSPVDGSLRDGMLGKE
- a CDS encoding M13 family metallopeptidase yields the protein MRKALLAACCLVVSACKTAEPTPTPPAPQPPQEQPAPAPKPLPPGLDGTAINEQANPCEDFYEYACGNWVKNTEIPADRPRWSRGFDSIAARNEEVLRELLEASSTGKAAEGTPYAQKLGDYYGACMDEAQLEASLPALKAELAKLTAVKNAKDLAQVVGTLHARSVFPLFHLGSNNDLKDASQVIGEVDQGGLGLPDRDYYLKDDEKSKGLRTAYAEHLKNLFVLLGETPEQAAKSAATVLETETALAKASLTRVERREPKSLYHRLERKGLKTEVPAFAWDVYFTAAGAKDLQTLNVTHPPFFKEVERLVKTAKPETWKPYLTAHYVLSVVPALPKAFQAERFRFTSQNLTGAKEDVPRWKKCVRFTNNALGEALAQPFITKTFGAEGKTTTQQMVVEIEKSFERNLDTLAWMDAPTREQALVKVRKIANKIGYPDKWRNYDALKVERGSFLGSWVNASAFEQARQLAKIGKPVDKDEWIIPPPTVNAFYNPALNEIIFPAGILQPPFFNREATAPVNFGAMGMVVGHEITHGFDDEGRQFDAQGNLRDWWTPESDKAFRERVACVKEQYDGYTAIDELKVNGALTLGENVADLGGLKLAHAAMEAWLTRDPEAAKQVSGYRYTPSQQFFLGYAQSWCSKYRDPFARQMAMVDPHSPPHWRVNGPVGNLKEFQKAFQCQEGAKLVRPAAQRCEVW
- a CDS encoding RNA polymerase sigma factor, producing MGSSRELTEWVVRAARGEAPAFSELYRRTRPLVARLTASFAPLDADEVEDVIQETYVRAFKALPRLKEPAAFEAWLLSIARNRARTRLERKGQTRRMDEEVSDPQPETVAVVPEALQLERDMAVVRQLIAELPEGEEKKTVHLFYVEGELSAREIAEKLGVGKSAVTMRLERFRARIKQELLRRVLAGRWE